From the Lepisosteus oculatus isolate fLepOcu1 chromosome 1, fLepOcu1.hap2, whole genome shotgun sequence genome, one window contains:
- the pomk gene encoding protein O-mannose kinase yields MVKGGGSHGGVPAVLICLGALLCANVLIYLYLDSLYQGSNLHEHLYGDCPPGHFRIGAMRNCSPWLQCEAVLKEVRKLKMISQGAVKQVFLSEWKGHKVALSKLSSLDYREDFLHGLEMLKALQSPYVVTLVGFCLDNHAIVTEYQPLGSLLNLNAVLNLEKYSNVNTWQNRFRLAIEYVEIQAFLHNSPVGVRVMCDSNDLGKTLSQYLLTTDFHLVANDLDALPLVDHDANILAKCGPRELLGEFVAPEQLWPHGEELQFTDGLMPGYDEKTDIWKIPDVVRFLLGQVEGSDVVHFHLFDTHAACKNRDPSQRPSAQEVLKVYRTVFAAMIKDSPTPHSRDML; encoded by the exons ATGGTCAAGGGTGGCGGCTCTCATGGGGGGGTGCCAGCGGTGCTCATCTGTCTTGGCGCTCTGCTGTGTGCCAACGTCCTCATCTACCTCTACCTGGACTCACTATACCAGGGCAGCAACCTGCATGAGCACCTGTACGGGGACTGCCCTCCTGGCCACTTCAGGATAGGGGCCATGAGGAACTGCTCGCCATGGCTTCAGTGCGAGGCTGTGCTCAAGGAAGTGCGGAAGCTCAAGATGATCAGCCAAGGGGCGGTCAAGCAG GTGTTCTTGTCAGAGTGGAAGGGTCACAAAGTCGCCCTCTCCAAGTTATCTTCTCTGGATTACCGGGAGGACTTCCTACATGGACTAGAGATGCTAAAAGCCCTGCAGAGCCCCTATGTGGTCACTTTGGTGGGCTTCTGTCTGGACAACCATGCCATCGTCACCGAGTACCAGCCACTGGGGTCCCTCCTCAACCTCAACGCCGTGTTAAACCTGGAAAAGTACTCCAACGTCAACACCTGGCAGAACCGCTTCCGGCTGGCGATAGAATACGTCGAAATCCAGGCTTTTCTGCACAACAGCCCCGTGGGGGTGCGTGTGATGTGCGATTCCAATGACCTGGGAAAGACTTTGTCCCAGTACCTCCTGACCACCGATTTCCACCTGGTGGCCAATGACCTGGATGCTCTGCCTCTCGTGGACCATGACGCCAACATACTGGCGAAGTGTGGCCCCCGAGAGCTCCTGGGCGAGTTTGTGGCCCCCGAGCAGCTGTGGCCTCATGGGGAGGAGCTGCAGTTCACAGACGGGCTCATGCCTGGTTATGACGAGAAGACGGATATCTGGAAGATACCTGATGTGGTGAGGTTCCTGCTGGGGCAGGTGGAGGGCAGCGATGTGGTCCACTTTCACCTCTTCGATACGCATGCCGCTTGCAAAAATAGAGACCCCTCCCAGAGACCTTCAGCCCAGGAGGTTCTCAAAGTGTACAGAACAGTTTTTGCTGCCATGATTAAGGACAGCCCCACTCCTCACTCAAGGGATATGTtgtga
- the LOC102694737 gene encoding glutathione S-transferase P-like, producing the protein MDGLEATKVAPYTITYFPCRGRCEALRILLADQGQPWKEIVVTMQEWMKGDLKASCLFGQLPKFEDGDFVLYQSNTLLRYLGRKHGAYGKDDKQASLIDMMNDSVEDMRLKYMRLIYQEYETGKEKYIKDLPNDLSKFEKILSNNKGGFLVGKQISYVDYNFMDLLQNLQVLSSNCLDSFPSLKSYVERLSSRPKIKAYLESDEHKRRPINANGKQ; encoded by the exons ATGGATGGCCTGGAAGCAACAAAAG TGGCACCCTACACAATTACATATTTCCCTTGCAGAG GGCGCTGTGAGGCACTGAGGATTTTGCTTGCCGACCAAGGCCAGCCCTGGAAGGAAATTGTGGTTACTATGCAGGAATGGATGAAGGGAGACCTGAAAGCCAGCTGT CTGTTTGGCCAATTACCTAAATTTGAAGATGGAGATTTTGTCTTGTACCAGTCCAACACCCTGTTGAGATATCTGGGACGAAAACATG GAGCTTACGGAAAAGATGACAAGCAGGCTTCTCTCATTGATATGATGAATGATTCTGTTGAAGACATGCGTCTCAAGTACATGCGATTGATCTACCAGGAATAT GAGACTGGTAAGGAAAAGTACATTAAAGACCTGCCCAATGATCTCTCCAAATTTGAGAAGATCCTGTCCAACAATAAGGGAGGATTTCTAGTTGGTAAGCAG ATTTCCTATGTGGATTACAATTTCATGGATCTGCTGCAGAATCTCCAGGTCCTTTCATCAAATTGTCTGGATTCCTTCCCCTCTCTGAAGAGCTATGTGGAGCGTCTTTCTTCCCGTCCCAAAATCAAGGCCTATCTGGAGTCTGATGAGCACAAGAGGCGGCCCATCAATGCCAATGGCAAGCAGTGA
- the LOC102694931 gene encoding glutathione S-transferase P-like has product MPAYTITYFPVRGRCEAMRMLLADQGQDWKENVVEINMWMKGDLKASCLFGQLPKFEDGDFTLYQSNAMMRYLGRKHGLYGKDDKQASIIDMMNDAVEDLRLKYIKLIYQEYETGKEKYIQDLPNDLSKFEKILSGNKGGFVAGDEISFADYSLLDVLRNHQVLAPKCLDSFPTLKSYVDRLSSRPKIKAFLESDEHKKRPINGNGKQ; this is encoded by the exons A TGCCAGCTTACACAATTACGTATTTCCCTGTCAGAG GGCGCTGTGAGGCGATGAGGATGCTTTTGGCGGACCAAGGCCAGGACTGGAAGGAGAATGTGGTTGAAATTAACATGTGGATGAAGGGAGACCTGAAAGCTAGTTGT TTGTTCGGCCAGTTGCCAAAGTTTGAAGATGGAGACTTCACCCTGTACCAGTCCAATGCTATGATGAGATACCTGGGCCGCAAACATG GACTTTATGGAAAAGATGACAAGCAAGCTTCTATCATTGATATGATGAATGATGCGGTTGAAGACCTCCGACTCAAGTACATCAAACTGATATACCAGGAATAT GAAACTGGTAAGGAAAAATATATTCAGGACTTGCCCAATGACCTCTCCAAGTTTGAGAAGATCCTGTCTGGCAATAAAGGAGGCTTTGTAGCTGGTGACgag ATTTCTTTTGCTGACTACAGCCTCCTAGATGTGCTGCGAAATCACCAGGTCTTGGCCCCAAAGTGTCTGGATTCCTTCCCTACACTGAAGAGCTACGTGGATCGGCTGTCTTCCCGCCCCAAAATCAAGGCTTTCCTGGAGTCGGATGAGCACAAGAAGCGTCCCATCAACGGCAATGGCAAGCAGTGA